From Bradyrhizobium sp. sBnM-33:
GCAGGCGTTCGCGGCACGTGCTCCAGATCATCCATGGCCGACGCACTGATGGAAGACACTTTCCTGGCGCCTCATGGTCGGGGGCGTGCCGTTCCTCGACTCCTCGGCGGCAAATACGATCAGCCGGATCGCGCGGAAGGCCCGCAAGAGGGGCGTTGCGGTTTTCGTTACCGGCAGTTCTCACACGGTCCGCCGCGCGCTGCTGACCCACGGCGTCCGGCCGCCGTTCGCCAGATACCGCGAGACTATCGCGCGGGCGATCGCCGATATCGAAAGCGATCGCAAAAAATTCCCGGTCGGCACGGACAGTCTCTCCCAGCAACCGGCTGTAAAACCGTCGGTTGAAAGCGATCCAGCACGGACCGGGCCAACCCCAGAATAACCCCGGCTACACCACGAACGAACGGGGGTAATCGTCCGCAAACAGAACCAAAGATATAGGTTTTTCAACGGCTATACGCTGCAATAATCGGGTTCGGGACGCAGGGGTAGCAGGACGATCCCGACCCTCCGGCCATATCCACCAACAACCACAGTTCGTTCCTGGTGATTGCAACTTCGGTTCTCGGATTCCCCACGGAATGGCCAACCAATCCATCCGTTCAGGCTGCTGCTTCAAATAGTAATTTGAGAGGTTGCATGTCCGGGATTTGAACCTAACACTCGATGGGATGCGGAGGCTTATACCCACAACATAGCACAAAATTTAACACCGTCAAGTTTATCGGCTATCATCTCCGGTACAGCCTGCCGGTTACGTAACGCCTCGACAGGTAGACTGTTCAGAGCCCTACAACAACTCACCGAAAGCCTACCGATGGAACACATTGACTTCTATTTCGATTTCCTTTCGCCGTATGGATATCTCGCGTCTACACGCATCGATGCCCTTGCAAAGCGGCACGATTGCAGCGTCCGTTGGAATCCCTTCCGCATCGGCGTGGCGGTGGTGAAGGTGATGGGTCTCCGGCCGAACATGGAGACGCCCTTGAAGGCTCCATACATTGAAAGGGATATAGCTCGGCTCGCGGCAGTCTTAGGCGTGCCGTTGGATCCGGTGGAAATGAAAAATCCCCTCCCGCCGGCGCAGCTGTTTTATGCCGCCCCTCCAGAGATTGCAGGGAGCTTGGCCAAAGCCATCTTCCGGGGCCAATGGTCAGAGCGCCGCGACATGAGCGAGGAAGCCAATCTGATCGAAATCGCAAAACCATTCGGAATGAGTGAAGCGGAGGTGCGCGTAGCCATCCGCTCACCCGAAACGCGGCGGCTGCTGAAGGATGTGACAGAAAAGGCGATTTCCCGAGGGGTTTTCGGCTCGCCGACTTTCGCGATCGGGAAGGAGCTGTTCTGGGGTGTGGATCGTATGTGGCTCCTCGACCACTACCTCTCCCGTGGCCAGAGATACACCACCGTGTCGCCAGCAGCGGACCTCGAGGCGTTCTGTTGCGTGCCGACCTGAATCGACGCAGAGCTTGCAAGAAAGTGACGGTTGCCGGCCGCCGGCATCTGAGTAAAGTTGACAGCGTTAAATAAACAGGTAGCGTCATGGCGGCCGACGATCAAAGGCGGCGATACGATCACATGCCGGTAGTCGGACGTCCCCAGCGCCCGGCGGCATGCCGAATGAACAAGGACGCATAAATGCGTCCCTTAGGGAGCGAACCGATGCCGGTGGAACGCCAATTTCAGTTGAGAA
This genomic window contains:
- a CDS encoding 2-hydroxychromene-2-carboxylate isomerase yields the protein MEHIDFYFDFLSPYGYLASTRIDALAKRHDCSVRWNPFRIGVAVVKVMGLRPNMETPLKAPYIERDIARLAAVLGVPLDPVEMKNPLPPAQLFYAAPPEIAGSLAKAIFRGQWSERRDMSEEANLIEIAKPFGMSEAEVRVAIRSPETRRLLKDVTEKAISRGVFGSPTFAIGKELFWGVDRMWLLDHYLSRGQRYTTVSPAADLEAFCCVPT